A window of the Nibribacter ruber genome harbors these coding sequences:
- a CDS encoding anthranilate synthase component II, translated as MKILVLDNYDSFTYNLVQMLRELGYGEQLQVHRNDQIDLEAVEAFDVIVLSPGPGIPEDAGIMPALLKRYAPTKRILGVCLGHQAIAEAFGGHLSNMEEVYHGVSTTLRVVNQYEVLFRNLPQTFQVGRYHSWTVVPDNLPSDLQVTAVDHNGEILALRHRQYDVCGVQFHPESILTDYGKDMLSNWLQNPSQRVTKWTSFAASLSL; from the coding sequence ATGAAAATTTTAGTGTTAGACAATTATGACTCTTTTACCTACAACCTGGTGCAGATGCTCCGCGAGCTGGGGTACGGAGAACAGTTGCAAGTACACCGCAACGACCAGATAGATTTAGAAGCTGTTGAAGCGTTTGACGTGATTGTGCTTTCGCCGGGACCGGGCATCCCCGAAGACGCCGGCATCATGCCTGCTCTTCTGAAAAGATACGCGCCCACTAAGCGCATTCTGGGCGTCTGCCTGGGGCACCAAGCCATTGCCGAAGCCTTTGGCGGCCACCTTTCCAACATGGAGGAAGTTTATCACGGCGTTTCTACCACCCTGCGGGTAGTGAATCAATACGAAGTCCTTTTTAGAAACCTTCCGCAGACGTTTCAGGTAGGTCGCTATCATTCCTGGACCGTAGTGCCAGACAACCTGCCTTCTGATTTGCAGGTGACGGCCGTGGATCATAATGGTGAGATTCTGGCCCTGCGCCACCGCCAGTATGATGTGTGCGGCGTGCAGTTTCACCCTGAGTCCATACTAACTGACTATGGCAAAGACATGTTGAGCAACTGGCTGCAAAACCCCTCACAACGTGTTACCAAATGGACTTCTTTCGCGGCATCGCTTAGTTTATGA
- a CDS encoding anthranilate synthase component I family protein translates to MSTFQLKTQYRQLLSDTVTPVGIYLQLRDKYRNCLLLESSDYHGQENSFSYICCEPIAEFSLKENVLHQSYPDGSSEEQTLASKREAVGLLQDYIQKFQTPENEFGFIQNGLFGYISFEAVQYFENLRFQDKPTAHGAMPEILYQAFRFVIAINHFKNELYIFEHFLGKEPKNDGLDELEAQIRNKNIPVFNFQIDGQEATNQTDEEFLKILEQGQKHCHLGNVFQIVLSRQFSQAFKGDEFNVYRALRSINPSPYLFYFDYGTFKIFGSSPEAQLQIKGNQASIFPIAGTFKRTGNDQADAELTQKLYDDPKENAEHVMLVDLARNDLSRHGDNVKVDVFKEVQYYSHVIHLVSKVTAQLPQAHGSVQVVADTFPAGTLSGAPKHRALTIIDELEPTARGFYGGCLGYLGFNGDFNHAIMIRSFLSVKNQLYYQAGAGVVAKSDIHSELQEVHHKLAALRKALEKATAI, encoded by the coding sequence ATGAGCACCTTCCAACTAAAAACACAATACCGCCAGCTCCTCTCAGACACTGTAACTCCGGTGGGCATCTACCTGCAACTGCGTGACAAGTACCGCAACTGCCTGCTGCTGGAAAGCTCAGACTACCACGGGCAGGAGAACTCCTTCAGCTACATTTGCTGTGAGCCCATCGCCGAGTTTTCTTTAAAAGAAAATGTGCTGCACCAGAGCTACCCAGACGGCAGTTCAGAGGAGCAGACGTTGGCCAGCAAGCGAGAGGCCGTGGGTTTGCTACAGGACTATATTCAGAAGTTTCAAACTCCAGAGAACGAGTTCGGGTTTATTCAGAACGGACTTTTTGGGTACATCTCCTTTGAGGCGGTGCAGTATTTTGAGAACCTGCGCTTTCAGGATAAACCCACGGCGCACGGCGCCATGCCAGAGATTCTGTACCAGGCCTTCAGGTTTGTGATTGCCATCAACCACTTTAAGAACGAGCTCTACATTTTTGAGCATTTTCTGGGAAAAGAGCCCAAAAACGACGGCCTGGATGAACTGGAGGCGCAGATCAGGAACAAGAACATTCCGGTGTTTAACTTCCAGATAGACGGGCAGGAGGCCACCAACCAGACAGATGAGGAATTCCTGAAGATTCTGGAGCAAGGCCAGAAGCATTGCCACTTGGGGAACGTGTTTCAGATTGTGTTGTCAAGGCAGTTCTCGCAGGCGTTCAAGGGAGATGAGTTCAACGTGTACCGGGCGCTCAGGTCCATTAATCCTTCGCCGTACCTGTTCTATTTTGACTACGGCACCTTCAAGATCTTCGGGTCATCGCCAGAGGCACAGCTGCAGATCAAAGGGAACCAGGCCAGCATTTTCCCGATTGCCGGTACCTTCAAGCGCACCGGCAATGACCAGGCAGACGCAGAACTCACCCAGAAGCTCTATGATGACCCAAAGGAGAACGCCGAGCACGTGATGCTGGTAGACCTGGCCCGAAATGACCTCAGCCGCCACGGCGACAACGTAAAGGTAGACGTGTTCAAAGAAGTGCAATACTACTCGCATGTGATTCACCTGGTGTCTAAGGTGACGGCCCAACTACCGCAGGCGCACGGCTCTGTGCAGGTGGTGGCAGACACGTTCCCGGCGGGCACCTTGTCCGGAGCACCCAAACACCGCGCTTTAACCATCATTGATGAACTAGAGCCCACCGCCCGGGGTTTTTATGGAGGCTGCCTGGGCTATTTGGGCTTTAACGGAGATTTTAACCACGCCATCATGATCAGGTCCTTCTTAAGCGTGAAAAACCAGTTGTACTACCAGGCGGGCGCAGGCGTAGTAGCCAAATCAGACATCCACAGCGAGCTGCAGGAGGTGCACCACAAACTGGCCGCATTGCGCAAAGCCCTGGAAAAAGCCACTGCCATTTAA
- a CDS encoding YfiM family protein, giving the protein MARKFSLYRNSWGPFWFLLLSCLFPGYSHAQILTKPATPDTVTLAKTLSPWWLVGGAAVYTGSMIALGETWYQENARTSFHWFNDAREWKQIDKAGHFWGAVHESRLGIEALKRAGLPEKKAIWYGGMLGIVLQSPIEYLDGRSLDYGASASDLAANAAGSFAVIGQQLAWGETRILPKFSFHSTRYAAIRSNVLGKNWQEQTLKDYNGQTYWLSVDVPKFLSTTSRYPKWLNLALGYGAEEVVYHDADANRLAGLSPYRQYYLSVDLNWQAIPTRSKFLKGTFALLSILKFPAPALEYNRRHGFKAHALYF; this is encoded by the coding sequence GTGGCACGCAAATTTTCTTTGTACCGTAACTCCTGGGGTCCTTTCTGGTTCCTGTTGCTGTCTTGCCTTTTCCCTGGCTATTCTCATGCCCAAATTCTAACCAAACCAGCTACTCCAGACACTGTTACTCTAGCCAAAACGCTTTCGCCTTGGTGGTTGGTGGGCGGCGCGGCCGTCTATACCGGCAGTATGATTGCCTTGGGAGAAACCTGGTACCAAGAAAATGCCCGCACCTCGTTTCATTGGTTTAATGATGCCCGGGAATGGAAGCAGATAGATAAAGCAGGTCATTTTTGGGGAGCCGTCCATGAAAGCAGACTGGGGATAGAAGCGCTCAAAAGGGCCGGCCTACCCGAGAAGAAAGCCATCTGGTACGGCGGCATGCTGGGTATTGTCTTGCAAAGCCCCATTGAATACTTAGACGGCCGTTCACTCGACTATGGCGCCTCTGCTTCTGACCTAGCCGCGAATGCCGCGGGATCTTTTGCCGTAATAGGCCAGCAATTAGCCTGGGGCGAAACCAGAATCCTGCCCAAATTCTCTTTCCATTCCACACGCTACGCGGCCATCAGGTCAAACGTATTGGGTAAAAACTGGCAAGAGCAAACCCTGAAGGACTACAACGGCCAAACGTATTGGCTGAGCGTAGACGTACCTAAATTTCTATCTACCACGTCCCGCTATCCCAAATGGTTGAATCTGGCTCTAGGCTACGGCGCTGAAGAAGTGGTCTACCATGACGCTGACGCCAACCGTTTGGCTGGTTTGTCACCGTATAGGCAGTATTACCTGAGTGTGGATTTGAACTGGCAGGCTATTCCCACCCGAAGCAAGTTTTTGAAAGGCACGTTTGCTTTGCTCTCCATCCTCAAGTTTCCGGCCCCGGCCTTAGAATACAACCGCAGGCATGGTTTCAAGGCACACGCGCTTTACTTTTAA
- a CDS encoding Smr/MutS family protein has product MNIGDRVRLMHGKEQGVITRFLDNNLVEVAIDNDFTIPVMRREVVVIAAEEEKHFGNNPTPEPVVSQRPSMANLAPAQVASAAGVYIGLVHTTAELLAVHVINNSEYDLLFTYGEESGKGYCALSNDKLGPKKTKSVVHLHMNDFDKWPDLVVQYLQHKVNATTLMESVTRRLKFKASSFYKAKKTVPVLQKEGYLFQLDSKPVAVNPDEILLQMIESSSLIENAKVSAPSHEVDLHIEKLLPDADPKTMSNSEILRQQLAAFEDALERAVATNMHEIIFIHGTGNGVLKKEIQKLLSRNPHIKFYEEARKEKFGYGATKVSLK; this is encoded by the coding sequence ATGAACATAGGAGACCGCGTGCGCTTGATGCACGGCAAGGAACAAGGCGTGATCACCCGCTTTCTAGACAACAACCTGGTGGAAGTGGCCATTGACAATGACTTCACCATTCCAGTTATGCGCCGCGAAGTGGTAGTGATTGCCGCTGAGGAGGAAAAGCACTTTGGGAACAATCCTACGCCAGAACCGGTGGTCTCTCAGCGTCCCAGCATGGCCAATCTAGCCCCGGCGCAGGTGGCTTCGGCGGCGGGCGTATACATTGGCTTAGTGCACACTACCGCAGAACTCTTGGCGGTACATGTGATCAATAATTCTGAGTATGATTTGCTGTTTACCTACGGCGAAGAATCTGGCAAAGGCTACTGCGCTTTAAGCAACGATAAACTCGGTCCTAAAAAGACCAAGTCCGTAGTGCACCTCCACATGAACGATTTTGATAAGTGGCCTGATTTAGTGGTGCAGTACTTGCAGCATAAAGTGAACGCCACCACCTTGATGGAGTCCGTAACCAGACGCCTCAAATTCAAAGCTTCTTCCTTTTACAAAGCCAAGAAAACGGTGCCCGTGCTTCAGAAGGAAGGCTATCTGTTTCAGTTGGATTCTAAACCAGTGGCCGTGAACCCAGACGAGATTCTGCTGCAAATGATAGAATCCAGCAGCTTAATTGAAAACGCCAAGGTCAGCGCTCCAAGTCATGAGGTTGATTTGCACATAGAAAAATTATTGCCTGACGCAGACCCGAAAACCATGAGCAACTCAGAGATCCTTCGCCAGCAGTTGGCAGCCTTTGAAGATGCGCTGGAACGTGCCGTGGCCACTAACATGCATGAGATTATTTTCATTCATGGCACTGGAAACGGCGTCCTTAAAAAAGAAATCCAGAAGCTGCTGAGCCGAAACCCACATATCAAATTCTATGAGGAGGCCCGCAAAGAGAAATTTGGGTACGGTGCCACCAAGGTGTCTTTGAAGTAA
- a CDS encoding pyruvate kinase, whose product MTSKTGTKAPKPEKQKSNSLGPTDRAGEGVSIEMVEQVLARIKELLQEANALEKAYVADIEKVHVKYQESSKNLLHYLALRKHDNRHLQAQLASLGLSSLGRLEAHVQTTLYTVRNQLLLLQGHLTGKKADLSTVPAAAGSLKTHISELFGPASPGRDGRIMVTFSTDLAEDYKAVRALMKAGMNCARINCAHDDITVWEKMAANIRKAEQELNQSCKILFDLMGPKLRTGLLKAGPKVLAIHPKIDEVGQILSVAKVWLGPKGVPAPEPVDAAIRVSKKWAKQAEEGSRITFKDTRKRKRLFTVVQKVNGGLLVVSGKSAYLATGTELQLVTKTGEVLIQKIGELPAMTLPLLLKNGQELILHRKSIPGEPAQLDSEGNQVEPAHISCTLPEVFSRVKAGEPIWFDDGEIEGVIEEVNPEYLRVKITAADELGAKLKPDKGINLPESDLQLHKLTVKDRQDLAHVLPFADIINLSFVSHPPMVEELQQALQELQAKEVGIMLKIETKAAFDNLPHLLLTLLRQQPAGLMIARGDLAVELGWQRLAEVQEEILWIAEAAHLPVVWATQVLEKLTKKGRPSRAEITDAAMAQRADCVMLNKGAYILKSLELLNDIMQRMQEHQYKKTALLRKLHVSDLIKN is encoded by the coding sequence GGCCCGCATAAAGGAGCTTTTGCAGGAGGCAAACGCGCTTGAGAAGGCGTATGTCGCCGATATTGAGAAAGTGCATGTCAAGTACCAAGAAAGCAGCAAGAACCTGTTACATTACCTGGCCCTCCGGAAGCATGACAACCGACACTTACAAGCTCAGCTGGCCAGCCTGGGGCTTTCTTCCTTAGGCCGCCTGGAAGCCCACGTGCAGACTACGCTCTACACCGTCCGGAACCAATTATTGCTGTTGCAGGGCCACCTCACCGGTAAAAAAGCTGACCTTAGCACCGTTCCCGCCGCAGCGGGTTCCCTTAAAACGCACATCTCAGAGCTGTTCGGGCCGGCCAGCCCGGGCCGTGACGGGCGCATCATGGTCACGTTTTCTACGGACCTCGCCGAAGATTACAAGGCAGTAAGAGCGCTCATGAAAGCCGGCATGAACTGTGCCCGCATCAACTGCGCGCATGATGACATCACCGTCTGGGAGAAAATGGCGGCTAACATTAGAAAAGCCGAGCAGGAACTCAACCAAAGCTGCAAAATTCTCTTTGATTTGATGGGCCCCAAACTAAGAACCGGACTCTTGAAAGCTGGTCCTAAAGTGCTGGCCATTCACCCAAAAATAGACGAAGTAGGGCAGATTCTGTCGGTGGCCAAGGTGTGGCTGGGACCCAAGGGCGTGCCTGCGCCAGAACCGGTAGATGCCGCCATACGCGTATCCAAGAAATGGGCGAAGCAAGCCGAGGAGGGAAGCCGCATCACGTTCAAAGACACTCGTAAGCGCAAACGCTTGTTTACGGTGGTCCAGAAAGTGAACGGCGGTTTGCTGGTCGTGTCGGGGAAATCTGCGTATTTGGCAACGGGCACCGAACTGCAATTGGTCACCAAAACCGGCGAAGTTCTTATCCAGAAGATTGGCGAATTGCCGGCCATGACGCTGCCCTTGCTCCTGAAAAACGGACAGGAACTAATCTTACATCGCAAATCCATTCCGGGAGAACCCGCGCAACTGGACAGTGAAGGAAACCAAGTGGAGCCCGCGCATATTTCCTGCACCTTGCCCGAGGTCTTCAGCAGAGTAAAGGCCGGGGAGCCCATCTGGTTTGATGATGGCGAAATTGAGGGCGTGATTGAAGAGGTGAACCCAGAGTACCTTCGGGTAAAAATCACTGCCGCTGATGAACTGGGAGCCAAGCTGAAACCAGACAAAGGCATCAACCTGCCAGAGAGTGATTTGCAATTGCACAAACTCACCGTTAAAGACCGGCAAGACCTGGCCCATGTGCTGCCATTTGCAGACATCATCAACCTGTCTTTCGTGAGCCACCCGCCCATGGTGGAAGAGTTGCAACAAGCCTTGCAGGAGTTACAGGCCAAGGAGGTGGGCATCATGCTCAAGATTGAAACCAAGGCCGCCTTTGATAACCTTCCGCATTTGCTGCTCACGCTATTACGCCAACAACCGGCGGGCCTCATGATTGCCCGCGGCGACCTAGCCGTTGAACTGGGCTGGCAGCGTCTTGCCGAAGTTCAGGAAGAAATTCTTTGGATTGCTGAAGCCGCGCATTTGCCGGTGGTGTGGGCCACCCAGGTTCTGGAAAAACTCACCAAGAAAGGCCGGCCCTCTCGCGCAGAAATCACAGACGCCGCCATGGCTCAGCGCGCCGACTGTGTCATGCTCAACAAAGGCGCCTACATCCTCAAATCCTTGGAATTGCTAAATGACATTATGCAACGCATGCAAGAGCACCAATACAAGAAAACTGCCCTACTACGCAAGCTTCACGTTTCGGATTTAATTAAGAATTAA